Proteins encoded within one genomic window of Brassica rapa cultivar Chiifu-401-42 chromosome A09, CAAS_Brap_v3.01, whole genome shotgun sequence:
- the LOC103841069 gene encoding L-ascorbate oxidase homolog, whose product MARGKATSLLHILLLGSLLISLVSVKGESPYKFYTWTVTYGIISPLGVPQQVILINGQFPGPKLEVVTNDNIILNLINKLDQPFLLTWNGIKQRKNSWQDGVLGTNCPIPPNSNFTYKFQTKDQIGTYNYFPSTAFHKAAGGFGAINVYARPRIPIPYLLPVSDFTLLIGDWFKTNHKTLQQRLDSGGVLPFPDGMLINGQTQTSFTGDQGKTYMLRISNVGLSSTFNFRIQGHKMKVVEVEGSHVIQNDYESLDVHVGQSLSLLVTLNQPPKDYYIVASTRFLRRKLNVTGLLRYSNSRFPASGAPPPLPPGELIWSMRQARTFRWNLTANAARPNPQGSFHYGKIKPTKSFVFSNSAPLINGKQRYAVNGVSYVNSETPVKLADHFNIAGVFSTNAIQSVPSNSRVTVATSVVQASLHDFLEIVFQNSEKSVQSWHLDGYDFWVVGFGSGQWTPAKRRLYNLGDALTRHTTQVYPNAWTTILLSLDNQGMWNMRSARWDRQYLGQQFYLKVWDPVKSLANEYNPPDNLLRCGKAVGRHL is encoded by the exons ATGGCAAGAGGGAAAGCAACATCTTTGCTTCATATTCTCCTTCTTGGATCTTTGTTGATCAGTTTGGTGTCAGTGAAAGGAGAAAGCCCTTACAAGTTTTACACTTGGACAGTGACTTATGGCATTATCTCTCCTCTTGGTGTCCCTCAACAG gtGATTCTGATCAATGGTCAGTTTCCTGGTCCAAAGCTTGAAGTTGTGACTAATGACAACATCATCCTCAATCTCATCAACAAACTTGACCAACCTTTCCTCTTGACCTG GAATGGAATAAAGCAGAGGAAGAACTCATGGCAAGATGGTGTATTGGGAACAAACTGTCCAATCCCACCAAACTCAAACTTCACTTACAAGTTCCAAACCAAAGATCAGATCGGAACTTACAACTACTTCCCTTCCACAGCCTTTCACAAAGCGGCCGGTGGATTCGGAGCTATCAACGTCTATGCAAGGCCTAGGATCCCAATCCCTTACCTTCTCCCAGTCTCAGACTTCACTCTACTCATCGGTGATTGGTTTAAAACCAACCACAAAACGCTCCAACAGCGTTTGGACTCTGGTGGGGTCCTTCCATTTCCAGACGGTATGCTCATAAACGGACAAACCCAAACTTCATTCACAGGCGACCAAG GGAAGACTTACATGTTGAGAATCTCCAATGTTGGGTTATCGAGCACTTTCAATTTCAGAATCCAAGGACATAAGATGAAAGTAGTCGAAGTTGAAGGCTCTCACGTGATTCAAAACGATTATGAGTCTCTTGACGTTCACGTTGGccagtctctctctcttcttgtcACCTTAAACCAACCTCCTAAAGATTATTACATCGTTGCAAGCACCCGGTTCCTGAGAAGGAAGCTTAACGTTACTGGTCTGTTGCGCTATTCAAACTCCCGATTCCCAGCTTCTGgtgctcctcctcctcttcctcctggAGAGCTTATTTGGTCCATGAGACAAGCCAGAACATTCAGGTGGAACTTAACGGCTAATGCAGCTAGGCCAAACCCTCAAGGATCATTCCACTACGGGAAAATCAAACCGACCAAGTCGTTTGTTTTCTCGAACTCAGCTCCTTTGATCAACGGGAAGCAGCGCTATGCGGTTAATGGAGTCTCCTATGTGAACTCAGAGACGCCTGTGAAACTCGCTGACCACTTCAACATCGCAGGAGTGTTCAGCACGAATGCTATTCAGAGCGTCCCCTCTAACTCGCGTGTGACTGTTGCGACGTCGGTTGTTCAAGCATCTCTCCATGATTTTCTTGAAATTGTGTTTCAGAACAGTGAGAAGTCAGTGCAGTCTTGGCACCTTGACGGTTATGACTTTTGGGTCGTTGG ATTTGGTTCTGGACAATGGACTCCTGCGAAGAGAAGACTTTACAATCTTGGTGATGCTCTTACAAGACACACAACTCAG GTGTACCCAAACGCTTGGACAACAATATTGCTGTCTTTGGACAACCAAGGGATGTGGAATATGAGATCGGCTAGATGGGACAGACAATATCTAGGACAACAGTTTTATCTAAAAGTGTGGGATCCAGTGAAGAGTCTTGCCAATGAGTACAATCCTCCAGATAATCTTCTTCGCTGTGGCAAAGCTGTTGGAAGACACCTTTAG
- the LOC103841070 gene encoding disease resistance protein TAO1 isoform X1: MNSSFLFTVCVAATCFFTLLGTLFFMRYRKSRFRENNETVNSSSVSPVPPPCCVSRNWVHNVFPSFHGEDVRTSLLTHILKEFKSKAIYPFIDDKMKRGKIIGPELKKAIQGSRIAVVLLSKNYASSSWCLDELAEIMKCQEELDQMVIPILYEVNPSDVKKQRGDFGKVFKKTCEGKTNEVIEKWSQALSKVATITGYHSINWNDDAKMIEDITTEILDTLINSTPSRDFDGLVGMGAHMEKIEPLLRPDLKEEVRMIGIWGPPGIGKTTIARFLFHQLSSNNDNFQHTVFVENVKAMYTTIPVSSDDYNAKLHLQQSFLSKIIKKDIEIPHLGVAQDTLKDKKVLVVLDDVNRSVQLDAMAEETGWFGNGSRIIFTTQDRHLLKAHGINDLYEVGSPSTDEALQIFCTYAFRQKSPKAGFEDLSREVTKLAGDLPLGLKVMGSCLRGLSKEEWKNKLPSLRNNLHGDIESALKFSYDALRREDKNLFLHIACFFNHEKIEIVEHILARAFLNVRQGIHVLTEKSLISTNSEYVVMHDLLAQLGREIVRNVSTSEHLTREPGQRQFLVDARDICEVLSDDTAGTSSVIGINLKLSKAEERLHTSESAFERMTNLQFLRIGSGYNGLYFPQSLNSISRKIRLLEWNDFPMTCLPSNFSPQFLVKLCMQGSKLKKLWDGIQPLRNLKWMDLRSSKNLKKIPDLSTATNLTYLCLRGCSSLENLPSSIGNATNLLNLDLSDCTRLVNLPSSIWNAINLQTFDLKDCSSLVELPLSIGNAINLKSLNLGGCSSLKDLPSSIGNAPNLQNLYLDYCSSLVNLPSSIENAINLQVLDLKYCSSLVELPIFIGNATNLRYLDLSGCSSLVELPSSVGKLHKLPKLTMVGCSKLKVLPININMVSLRELDLTGCSSLKKFPEISTNIKHLHLIGTSIEEVPSSIKSWPHLEHLRMSYSQNLKKSPHALDTITELHITDTEILDIGSWVKELSHLGRLVLYGCKNLVSLPQLPGSLLDLDASNCESLERLDSSLHNLNSTTFRFINCFKLNQEAIHLISQTPCRLVAVLPGGEVPACFTYRAFGNFVTVELDGRSLPRSKKFRACILLDYQGDMKKPWAACSVTSEQTYTSCSAILRPVLSEHLYVFNVEAPDRVTSTELVFEFRVFRTNIFPTNTLKIKECGILQLLEEADDEHRQSFSSDDDDY, from the exons ATGAattcttcttttctcttcacGGTGTGTGTTGCTGCAACATGCTTCTTCACACTTTTGGGTACACTGTTTTTCATGCGTTACAGAAAATCCAGGTTCCGTGAAAATAACGAAACTGTGAATTCCTCCTCTGTATCACCTGTGCCTCCACCATGTTGTGTGTCCCGTAATTGGGTACACAATGTCTTTCCGAGCTTCCACGGGGAAGATGTCCGCACATCCTTGCTCACTCACATTCTGAAGGAGTTCAAAAGCAAAGCAATCTACCCATTCATTGATGATAAGATGAAGAGAGGAAAAATTATTGGCCCTGAGTTGAAAAAGGCTATCCAAGGATCAAGGATCGCGGTTGTCTTGCTCTCTAAAAACTATGCTTCTTCGTCATGGTGTCTTGACGAATTGGCGGAGATTATGAAGTGCCAGGAAGAGTTAGATCAAATGGTGATACCCATCTTATATGAAGTGAATCCAAGTGACGTCAAGAAGCAGAGGGGAGATTTCGGAAAAGTCTTCAAAAAAACTTGCGAGGGTAAAACAAATGAGGTAATTGAGAAATGGAGTCAAGCTCTCTCAAAAGTGGCCACAATAACCGGTTACCATTCAATCAACTG GAATGATGACGCGAAAATGATCGAAGATATTACCACCGAAATTTTGGACACATTGATTAATTCCACGCCATCAAGAGATTTCGACGGCTTAGTTGGGATGGGAGCTCATATGGAGAAGATAGAACCCTTGTTACGCCCAGATTTGAAAGAAGAAGTGAGGATGATAGGGATTTGGGGGCCGCCTGGTATTGGCAAGACCACCATTGCCAGATTTTTGTTTCACCAACTATCTTCCAATAATGACAACTTCCAACATACCGTATTTGTGGAGAACGTCAAAGCAATGTATACAACAATACCAGTTTCTTCAGATGACTACAATGCGAAGTTGCATCTGCAGCAAAGTTTCCTTTCTAAAATAATCAAGAAGGATATAGAAATCCCACATTTAGGAGTTGCACAAGACACGttgaaagacaagaaagttCTAGTTGTTCTTGATGACGTTAATCGGTCAGTACAACTAGATGCCATGGCAGAAGAAACTGGGTGGTTCGGTAATGGAAGTAGGATTATCTTTACAACCCAAGATCGACACCTTTTGAAGGCACATGGGATCAACGACCTTTATGAGGTGGGTTCTCCGTCAACAGATGAGGCTCTTCAAATATTTTGTACGTATGCTTTTCGTCAAAAGTCTCCTAAAGCTGGTTTTGAGGACCTTTCTCGGGAAGTGACCAAACTTGCTGGTGACCTCCCTTTAGGACTTAAGGTAATGGGTTCTTGCTTGCGAGGACTGTCCAAAGAAGAGTGGAAAAATAAACTACCGAGTTTAAGGAACAACCTGCACGGGGATATTGAGAGTGCTTTAAAGTTCAGCTATGATGCCTTGCGTAGAGaagataaaaatttatttcttcATATAGCTTGTTTTTTCAACCATGAAAAAATTGAGATTGTGGAACATATTCTTGCCAGGGCGTTCTTGAACGTTAGGCAAGGGATTCATGTCTTAACTGAGAAATCTCTCATATCCACCAACTCAGAATATGTTGTAATGCATGATTTACTAGCACAACTAGGTAGAGAAATTGTGCGAAACGTGTCTACTAGTGAACACTTGACCCGTGAGCCTGGACAACGTCAGTTTCTGGTTGATGCAAGAGATATCTGCGAAGTACTCAGTGATGATACAGCC GGTACTAGCAGTGTTATAGGAATAAATCTCAAGTTATCTAAGGCAGAGGAAAGATTACATACAAGTGAAAGCGCTTTTGAGAGAATGACTAATCTCCAATTCTTAAGAATCGGTAGTGGTTACAATGGACTGTACTTTCCGCAAAGTCTAAACTCCATATCTCGAAAAATTAGACTACTAGAATGGAATGATTTTCCAATGACATGTTTGCCTTCTAATTTTAGTCCGCAGTTCCTCGTCAAACTATGCATGCAGGGGAGCAAGCTTAAGAAGTTGTGGGATGGAATTCAA CCGCTTAGAAATTTGAAGTGGATGGATTTGAGATCTTCCAAAAACCTGAAGAAGATTCCTGATCTCTCAACTGCCACTAATCTCACGTACTTATGCCTCCGTGGATGCTCAAGTCTGGAGAACCTCCCATCTTCTATTGGCAATGCAACTAATCTCCTAAATCTTGATCTCAGTGATTGTACAAGGCTGGTGAACCTCCCTTCTTCTATTTGGAATGCAATTAATCTCCAAACTTTCGATCTCAAAGATTGCTCAAGTTTGGTTGAACTTCCCCTTTCTATTGGGAATGCGATTAATCTCAAGTCATTAAATCTCGGTGGATGCTCAAGTCTGAAGGACCTCCCATCTTCTATTGGCAATGCACCTAATCTCCAAAATCTCTATCTCGATTATTGTTCAAGTCTGGTGAATCTTCCTTCTTCTATTGAGAATGCAATTAATCTCCAAGTTTTGGATCTCAAATATTGCTCAAGTTTGGTTGAGCTTCCTATTTTTATTGGGAATGCAACTAATCTCAGATACTTAGATCTTAGTGGTTGTTCAAGTCTTGTGGAGCTCCCTTCCTCTGTGGGAAAGCTTCATAAATTGCCCAAGTTGACCATGGTAGGGTGCTCAAAGCTTAAGGTTCTTCCCATCAACATCAACATGGTGTCACTGAGAGAGCTTGATCTCACTGGCTGctcatctttaaaaaaatttcctGAGATTTCCACAAACATTAAACATCTCCATCTCATTGGAACGTCAATAGAAGAAGTTCCTTCGTCGATCAAGTCGTGGCCTCATCTTGAACACCTGAGAATGTCATACAGCCAAAACCTCAAGAAATCCCCTCATGCATTGGACACCATCACAGAGCTGCATATAACAGATACAGAAATACTAGATATTGGTTCATGGGTCAAGGAACTCTCTCATCTAGGCCGACTTGTACTCTACGGATGCAAGAACCTGGTATCTCTCCCACAGCTTCCAGGTTCCCTACTAGACCTTGATGCATCAAACTGTGAGTCCCTGGAGAGACTAGATAGCTCCCTTCACAACCTGAACTCTACTACTTTCAGATTCATTAACTGCTTCAAACTTAATCAAGAAGCCATACATCTCATCAGCCAGACTCCATGTCGCCTAGTTGCAGTTTTACCCGGTGGAGAAGTGCCTGCCTGCTTTACTTACCGAGCTTTTGGGAATTTCGTAACAGTAGAGTTGGATGGGAGGTCTCTTCCTAGGTCGAAAAAATTTAGGGCTTGCATCTTGTTGGATTATCAGGGCGACATGAAAAAACCGTGGGCGGCATGTAGCGTTACATCGGAACAGACTTACACTTCATGTAGCGCAATACTACGTCCAGTTTTATCGGAGCATCTGTATGTTTTCAATGTTGAAGCACCAGACAGGGTGACTTCCACCGAGCTTGTGTTTGAGTTCAGGGTCTTCCGCACTAACATTTTCCCCACTAACACCTTGAAGATAAAAGAATGTGGGATACTACAACTCCTGGAAGAGGCTGATGATGAACATCGTCAGAGCTTCTCTAGTGACGATGACGATTATTAA
- the LOC103841070 gene encoding disease resistance protein TAO1 isoform X2 translates to MNSSFLFTVCVAATCFFTLLGTLFFMRYRKSRFRENNETVNSSSVSPVPPPCCVSRNWVHNVFPSFHGEDVRTSLLTHILKEFKSKAIYPFIDDKMKRGKIIGPELKKAIQGSRIAVVLLSKNYASSSWCLDELAEIMKCQEELDQMVIPILYEVNPSDVKKQRGDFGKVFKKTCEGKTNEVIEKWSQALSKVATITGYHSINWNDDAKMIEDITTEILDTLINSTPSRDFDGLVGMGAHMEKIEPLLRPDLKEEVRMIGIWGPPGIGKTTIARFLFHQLSSNNDNFQHTVFVENVKAMYTTIPVSSDDYNAKLHLQQSFLSKIIKKDIEIPHLGVAQDTLKDKKVLVVLDDVNRSVQLDAMAEETGWFGNGSRIIFTTQDRHLLKAHGINDLYEVGSPSTDEALQIFCTYAFRQKSPKAGFEDLSREVTKLAGDLPLGLKVMGSCLRGLSKEEWKNKLPSLRNNLHGDIESALKFSYDALRREDKNLFLHIACFFNHEKIEIVEHILARAFLNVRQGIHVLTEKSLISTNSEYVVMHDLLAQLGREIVRNVSTSEHLTREPGQRQFLVDARDICEVLSDDTAVSFDIGY, encoded by the exons ATGAattcttcttttctcttcacGGTGTGTGTTGCTGCAACATGCTTCTTCACACTTTTGGGTACACTGTTTTTCATGCGTTACAGAAAATCCAGGTTCCGTGAAAATAACGAAACTGTGAATTCCTCCTCTGTATCACCTGTGCCTCCACCATGTTGTGTGTCCCGTAATTGGGTACACAATGTCTTTCCGAGCTTCCACGGGGAAGATGTCCGCACATCCTTGCTCACTCACATTCTGAAGGAGTTCAAAAGCAAAGCAATCTACCCATTCATTGATGATAAGATGAAGAGAGGAAAAATTATTGGCCCTGAGTTGAAAAAGGCTATCCAAGGATCAAGGATCGCGGTTGTCTTGCTCTCTAAAAACTATGCTTCTTCGTCATGGTGTCTTGACGAATTGGCGGAGATTATGAAGTGCCAGGAAGAGTTAGATCAAATGGTGATACCCATCTTATATGAAGTGAATCCAAGTGACGTCAAGAAGCAGAGGGGAGATTTCGGAAAAGTCTTCAAAAAAACTTGCGAGGGTAAAACAAATGAGGTAATTGAGAAATGGAGTCAAGCTCTCTCAAAAGTGGCCACAATAACCGGTTACCATTCAATCAACTG GAATGATGACGCGAAAATGATCGAAGATATTACCACCGAAATTTTGGACACATTGATTAATTCCACGCCATCAAGAGATTTCGACGGCTTAGTTGGGATGGGAGCTCATATGGAGAAGATAGAACCCTTGTTACGCCCAGATTTGAAAGAAGAAGTGAGGATGATAGGGATTTGGGGGCCGCCTGGTATTGGCAAGACCACCATTGCCAGATTTTTGTTTCACCAACTATCTTCCAATAATGACAACTTCCAACATACCGTATTTGTGGAGAACGTCAAAGCAATGTATACAACAATACCAGTTTCTTCAGATGACTACAATGCGAAGTTGCATCTGCAGCAAAGTTTCCTTTCTAAAATAATCAAGAAGGATATAGAAATCCCACATTTAGGAGTTGCACAAGACACGttgaaagacaagaaagttCTAGTTGTTCTTGATGACGTTAATCGGTCAGTACAACTAGATGCCATGGCAGAAGAAACTGGGTGGTTCGGTAATGGAAGTAGGATTATCTTTACAACCCAAGATCGACACCTTTTGAAGGCACATGGGATCAACGACCTTTATGAGGTGGGTTCTCCGTCAACAGATGAGGCTCTTCAAATATTTTGTACGTATGCTTTTCGTCAAAAGTCTCCTAAAGCTGGTTTTGAGGACCTTTCTCGGGAAGTGACCAAACTTGCTGGTGACCTCCCTTTAGGACTTAAGGTAATGGGTTCTTGCTTGCGAGGACTGTCCAAAGAAGAGTGGAAAAATAAACTACCGAGTTTAAGGAACAACCTGCACGGGGATATTGAGAGTGCTTTAAAGTTCAGCTATGATGCCTTGCGTAGAGaagataaaaatttatttcttcATATAGCTTGTTTTTTCAACCATGAAAAAATTGAGATTGTGGAACATATTCTTGCCAGGGCGTTCTTGAACGTTAGGCAAGGGATTCATGTCTTAACTGAGAAATCTCTCATATCCACCAACTCAGAATATGTTGTAATGCATGATTTACTAGCACAACTAGGTAGAGAAATTGTGCGAAACGTGTCTACTAGTGAACACTTGACCCGTGAGCCTGGACAACGTCAGTTTCTGGTTGATGCAAGAGATATCTGCGAAGTACTCAGTGATGATACAGCCGTAAGTTTTGATATTG GGTACTAG
- the LOC103841071 gene encoding protein STRICTOSIDINE SYNTHASE-LIKE 5, protein MPLLSFSRRFLIFSTVIPFLASIALYRLDTFDPALLPPNALDYSTTSLPPLSNDKLLTGAELIGVGLLNSPEDIAYHRESNLIYTGCVDGWVKRVKVTESVNDSVVEDWVNTGGRPLGVAFGLHGEVIVADAYKGLLNISGDGKKTELLTDEADGVKFKLADAVAVADNGVLYFTDASYKYNMRQFAFDILEGKPHGRLMSFDPTTRTTRVLLKDLYFANGVSMSPDQTHLIFCETPMRRCSKYYINEERVEVFTQGLPGYPDNIRFDGEGHYWIAMPSGVTVLWKLAFRYPFLRKLTAIAANYGLDPLIFMANAGVLGVDLDGKPIALYHDHKLSHMTTGVKIGRYLYCGSLLHSHIVRLDLLKCPAQKRL, encoded by the exons ATgcctcttctctctttctctcgtcGTTTCCTCATCTTCTCCACCGTCATCCCCTTCCTCGCCTCCATCGCTCTCTACCGGCTCGACACTTTCGACCCAGCTCTGCTTCCTCCCAATGCATTAGACTACTCTACCACCTCTCTCCCTCCACTTAGCAACGATAAATTGCTTACCGGAGCCGAGTTAATCGGTGTTGGTCTTCTCAACAGCCCCGAGGACATCGCCTACCACCGAGAATCAAACCTCATTTATACTGGTTGTGTAGATGGATGGGTGAAACGAGTCAAGGTGACCGAGTCAGTTAATGACTCAGTCGTAGAGGACTGGGTCAATACCGGCGGCAGACCACTCGGCGTCGCTTTTGGACTCCACGGAGAAGTCATAGTCGCAGACGCATACAAG GGACTGTTGAATATAAGCGGTGACGGGAAGAAGACGGAGCTGTTGACGGATGAAGCTGACGGCGTTAAATTCAAGCTCGCTGACGCAGTCGCCGTTGCAGATAACGGCGTTTTGTATTTCACAGACGCTTCGTACAAGTACAACATGCGTCAGTTCGCTTTTGACATCTTGGAAGGCAAACCTCATGGCAGACTCATGAGCTTTGACCCGACCACGCGAACAACACGTGTCCTTTTAAAAGACCTTTACTTCGCTAACGGCGTCTCTATGTCTCCCGACCAAACACATCTCATCTTCTGCGAAACACCCAT GAGAAGATGCAGCAAGTATTACATCAACGAGGAGCGTGTGGAGGTATTCACTCAAGGCTTACCCGGTTATCCCGACAACATCCGGTTCGATGGAGAAGGACATTACTGGATCGCGATGCCTTCg GGAGTAACAGTGTTGTGGAAGCTTGCGTTTAGATACCCTTTCTTGAGGAAACTCACGGCCATAGCGGCTAACTACGGCTTAGATCCCCTGATTTTTATGGCGAATGCTGGCGTTCTGGGGGTGGATCTAGATGGGAAACCTATAGCATTGTACCATGATCATAAGCTTTCTCACATGACCACTGGAGTCAAGATTGGGAGATACCTCTATTGTGGGAGTCTTTTGCATTCACACATAGTTCGGCTCGATCTTCTGAAATGCCCTGCACAAAAGAGGCTTTGA